A window of the Xiashengella succiniciproducens genome harbors these coding sequences:
- a CDS encoding SusC/RagA family TonB-linked outer membrane protein: MKYSILYLAGLLLITPAAIAESSGNANPLSVMQADEITVKGKVVDENGEPLPGATVQEKGTVKGGITDANGDFSIIVSSNATLVFSFIGFREAEVNVNGRSDIGVTTLLSEMQELTQIVVVGYGSQRKVDLTGSVAIVNTEEMKKVSHSNISTMLTGKVPGVQITSDGQPGADPVVRIRGVGSFGSTDPLYVIDGIPVGTSIRDFSPNDIESVQVLKDASAAAIYGSRAANGVVIITTKQGSKQQPMKIDYSGYVGFDKVKDGVYDVMDSYQYSDYIRMAFANSEMTPPQGYDPGSPRYIDPAAVNTNWQDEAFQTGVRQNHNVNISGGSEKSTYNAALDYFKQEGTIYGAGPNFERYTARLNNTMEARFLKIQTNVSYSRSDQDNMALSNANEYVQGLYGAQYPVMASALILPPTIKAYDESTWVLDDILPAASQYSYDSYGYGTYYDDVHGDLRVTNVLLINSLLKRNVKVDRFMISGAAMVDLLEMTGFDSDNHSFNYKLNLSYNKTFAKDFTFIPSFIQSTTNYLSKGDEVLSQGYRNYKTSLIENILTYDGAFGRSKLNIVAVQSFESNIYHTLTGRGIKLNEPYYPQINNAEETDAGSYESEHTLASYVGRINYNFADRYLLSATVRRDGSSRFPKDGRWGTFPSISLGWRIDQEDFFPVEQEIISLLKLRGSYGELGKQDIGDYLYMDVMARNNYTYSFGNSKITGSAISNFVNTGITWEKKKTTNIGLDLGLFGRQIEFSAEWYKSVSEDLLYEVPVPASGGFTNETVVMNAATMENTGLEFNLIYRNRKNPLKFELEANLSTLNNEVTQLGVSNTPYTTAFTRTEVGREVGSFYGYVYEGIFQSQEEIDNRRNANGDFINQPGAKPGDVAYADLNNDGEITSEDRTYLGSGMPSFNFGFNARLEWKNFDLSIATYGAADFKVLDFVDMTLHSSYGMLNKSVDMMNAWTPDNTDTNIPRVAYKSEGAITNDMFSERFLQNGTYLKVANITLGYNLPDSWFRGKISGVRVYATGQNLITFTNYTGYNIDFAGGVHTPGYNYSSYPTPQTVMFGLNFSF; the protein is encoded by the coding sequence ATGAAATATTCAATATTATATCTGGCCGGCCTGCTTTTAATTACCCCTGCAGCTATTGCGGAAAGCAGTGGTAATGCAAACCCATTATCAGTAATGCAGGCTGATGAGATCACAGTAAAAGGAAAGGTTGTTGACGAAAACGGCGAACCACTTCCGGGCGCAACAGTCCAGGAGAAAGGTACTGTAAAGGGCGGAATAACTGATGCCAATGGAGACTTCAGTATCATAGTTTCTTCAAATGCCACCCTTGTATTTTCTTTCATCGGCTTCCGGGAAGCGGAAGTGAATGTCAATGGAAGGTCTGATATTGGTGTAACCACTCTTCTTTCTGAGATGCAGGAATTGACACAGATAGTAGTCGTAGGCTATGGCAGCCAACGAAAGGTGGACCTTACTGGATCTGTGGCAATCGTTAATACAGAGGAAATGAAGAAAGTTTCACACTCTAACATTTCCACTATGTTAACAGGTAAAGTCCCTGGTGTCCAGATTACTTCTGACGGACAACCGGGCGCAGACCCGGTTGTAAGAATCAGGGGTGTGGGCTCCTTTGGTTCCACCGATCCTTTATATGTCATTGATGGGATACCCGTAGGTACTTCAATACGGGACTTCTCTCCAAATGATATTGAGTCTGTTCAGGTACTTAAGGATGCTTCTGCAGCTGCAATCTATGGTTCCCGTGCCGCCAATGGTGTGGTGATAATCACGACTAAGCAGGGAAGCAAACAGCAACCCATGAAGATAGATTATTCCGGATATGTCGGCTTTGACAAGGTTAAGGATGGAGTCTATGATGTAATGGATTCATATCAATATTCTGACTACATCCGTATGGCCTTTGCCAACAGTGAGATGACCCCTCCCCAGGGCTATGACCCCGGCAGTCCCAGGTACATAGACCCTGCTGCCGTAAATACAAATTGGCAGGATGAGGCATTCCAGACCGGTGTACGTCAGAACCACAATGTGAATATCTCAGGAGGAAGTGAAAAAAGTACCTATAACGCTGCCCTGGACTATTTCAAACAGGAAGGAACGATATATGGTGCCGGTCCAAACTTTGAGCGTTACACTGCCAGACTCAATAATACAATGGAAGCCAGATTCCTGAAAATTCAGACTAATGTATCATATAGTCGAAGTGATCAGGATAATATGGCATTGAGTAATGCTAACGAGTATGTTCAAGGTCTTTATGGTGCACAATATCCCGTTATGGCATCTGCCCTTATACTGCCTCCCACAATCAAAGCCTATGATGAGTCAACATGGGTGTTGGATGACATATTGCCTGCTGCATCTCAGTATTCATATGACTCTTATGGTTATGGAACATATTATGATGACGTTCATGGGGACCTTCGTGTTACAAATGTATTGCTGATCAACAGCCTGCTGAAAAGAAATGTAAAGGTTGACCGATTCATGATATCAGGTGCTGCAATGGTGGATCTGCTTGAAATGACAGGATTTGACAGTGATAATCATTCATTTAACTATAAGTTAAACCTGTCATACAACAAGACTTTTGCGAAAGACTTCACCTTCATACCATCGTTCATTCAGAGTACAACAAACTACCTGTCTAAAGGCGATGAGGTGCTCTCTCAAGGATATCGTAATTACAAAACGTCCCTTATTGAAAACATTCTGACCTATGACGGTGCCTTTGGACGTAGCAAGTTGAATATTGTTGCTGTACAATCCTTCGAGAGTAATATTTACCATACACTGACAGGAAGGGGCATAAAGCTGAATGAACCTTATTACCCTCAGATAAATAATGCAGAGGAGACAGATGCAGGATCATATGAGAGCGAACATACTCTGGCTTCTTATGTTGGTCGTATCAACTATAACTTTGCCGACAGATACCTGCTTTCTGCAACAGTAAGGCGTGACGGTTCTTCCCGTTTTCCTAAGGATGGACGCTGGGGAACCTTCCCTTCAATATCTTTAGGATGGCGTATTGATCAGGAGGACTTCTTCCCTGTTGAACAGGAGATTATCAGCCTTCTGAAGTTAAGAGGTAGTTATGGAGAACTTGGCAAACAGGATATTGGGGACTACCTCTATATGGATGTAATGGCAAGGAATAACTACACCTATAGTTTTGGCAACTCAAAGATTACTGGTTCAGCCATTTCCAATTTTGTAAATACAGGAATCACCTGGGAAAAGAAGAAAACTACAAATATTGGTTTGGATCTTGGCCTATTTGGAAGACAGATAGAATTCTCTGCAGAATGGTATAAATCTGTTTCAGAAGACCTTCTGTATGAAGTTCCGGTTCCTGCCAGTGGCGGTTTCACAAATGAAACAGTTGTCATGAACGCTGCTACTATGGAAAACACAGGATTGGAATTCAACCTTATTTACAGAAATAGGAAGAATCCGTTAAAATTTGAACTTGAAGCCAACCTATCAACCTTAAACAATGAAGTAACCCAACTTGGTGTTTCCAATACTCCTTATACTACAGCCTTCACACGTACTGAAGTAGGTCGTGAGGTCGGTTCCTTCTATGGTTATGTATATGAGGGTATCTTCCAGTCTCAGGAAGAAATAGACAACAGACGTAATGCCAATGGTGATTTCATTAATCAGCCCGGAGCAAAACCCGGAGACGTGGCTTATGCAGACCTCAATAATGACGGAGAAATAACAAGTGAAGACCGGACCTATCTGGGCAGTGGAATGCCTTCATTCAACTTTGGCTTCAATGCCCGCTTGGAGTGGAAAAACTTTGACCTTAGCATTGCCACATATGGGGCAGCTGATTTCAAGGTATTGGACTTTGTAGATATGACACTTCACAGCTCTTATGGCATGCTTAACAAGAGCGTTGATATGATGAATGCATGGACTCCCGACAATACAGATACCAACATTCCAAGGGTCGCATACAAAAGTGAGGGTGCTATAACAAACGATATGTTCAGCGAACGTTTCCTGCAAAACGGAACATACCTGAAGGTTGCAAACATAACACTTGGCTATAACCTACCCGACAGCTGGTTTAGGGGTAAGATATCAGGAGTTAGGGTATATGCAACAGGACAAAACCTGATAACATTTACAAACTACACAGGTTATAACATAGACTTTGCTGGAGGTGTACATACTCCGGGTTATAATTATAGCTCATACCCAACACCACAGACAGTTATGTTTGGCTTGAACTTCTCATTCTAA
- the carB gene encoding carbamoyl-phosphate synthase (glutamine-hydrolyzing) large subunit, with protein MKKRLPLIGQPLSFGGQTALNCGVKLFEAGTLEKYGVKVLGTPVQAIIDTEDREIFANKLDEINVKTPKSLAVTSVEEALKASETIGFPIIVRAAYTLGGMGSGFCSNREELKARAENAFAYSNQILVEESLKGWKEVEYEVVRDAYDNCITVCNMENFDPLGIHTGESIVVAPSQTLTNSEYHKLRELAIKIVRHIGVVGECNVQYALDPESEDYRVIEVNARLSRSSALASKATGYPLAFVAAKLALGYGLHELRNSVTKVTSAFFEPALDYIVCKIPRWDLTKFTGVSRQIGSSMKSVGEIMAIGRTFEEVIQKGLRMAGLGMHGFVGNQAFKFADVRKELTEPTDQRIFAIAEAFMQGMTVDEIHDLSKIDRWFLEKLKNIDDLKNELQEINSLAELSDDLLVRAKQSGFSDFQIARLVLKTPKSQMEDGIYKVRTHRKQRGVLPVVKQIDTLAGEFPAKINYLYLTYNGHSHDIEFEKDGRSVIVLGSGAYRIGSSVEFDWCSVNAVETVNEQGFRSVMINYNPETVSTDYDVCNRLYFDELSLERVLDITELEAPKGLVISMGGQIPNNLAMRLHRYNVPILGTSPEDIDRAENRQKFSSLLDELDIDQPRWSELTTIEDIFKFVDEVGFPVLVRPSYVLSGAAMNVVSNRDELEHFLQVAANVSKQYPVVVSEFIEQAKEIEFDAVARNGEIIAYAISEHIEFAGVHSGDATIVFPPQKLYVETIRRVKQIARKIAAGLNISGPFNMQVLAKDNDIKVIECNLRASRSFPFVSKVLKVNFIDLATRIMLDLPVEKPAKSAFELDYVGIKAPQFSFARLQKADPVLGVDMASTGEVGCLGDNFYDAILQAMLSVGYRIPEKNVLISSGPARDKIELLSSARLLKQKGYNLFATAGTQKFLADNGVESTLLHWPDEPDKKPNTIDYLREKKIDLVVNIPKDLSKGELRNGYHIRRSSVDYNIPLITNSRLAAAFITAFCKMDLKDISIKSWDEYK; from the coding sequence TTGAAAAAGAGGTTGCCCTTAATTGGACAACCTCTTTCTTTTGGCGGTCAGACTGCACTCAACTGTGGAGTGAAATTGTTTGAAGCGGGAACCCTCGAAAAATACGGTGTCAAAGTACTTGGTACGCCTGTTCAGGCTATCATCGATACAGAGGACCGCGAGATTTTTGCCAACAAACTGGATGAGATCAATGTCAAAACTCCAAAGAGTCTGGCTGTAACCTCTGTTGAGGAAGCCCTGAAGGCTTCCGAGACCATTGGTTTCCCAATTATCGTAAGAGCCGCCTACACCCTGGGAGGTATGGGTAGCGGTTTTTGCTCAAACCGCGAAGAGCTGAAGGCTCGTGCAGAAAATGCTTTTGCATATTCCAACCAGATCCTTGTTGAGGAATCTCTAAAGGGATGGAAGGAAGTGGAATATGAAGTGGTAAGGGATGCATACGACAACTGCATCACGGTGTGTAACATGGAAAACTTCGACCCGCTGGGTATACATACCGGTGAAAGTATCGTAGTAGCTCCATCACAGACTCTGACAAATTCAGAGTACCACAAGCTCAGGGAACTAGCTATCAAGATCGTTCGCCACATCGGTGTTGTGGGTGAATGTAACGTACAATATGCACTAGACCCGGAATCGGAGGATTATCGTGTGATCGAGGTTAATGCCCGTCTGTCACGCTCAAGTGCTCTTGCCTCCAAGGCTACAGGCTATCCTCTGGCCTTTGTGGCAGCCAAACTGGCACTGGGCTATGGTCTGCATGAATTGCGCAACTCTGTGACCAAGGTTACTTCAGCATTCTTCGAACCGGCTCTTGACTATATCGTATGCAAGATACCCCGCTGGGACCTTACCAAGTTTACAGGTGTATCACGCCAGATTGGCTCCAGCATGAAGAGTGTGGGTGAGATTATGGCAATAGGACGTACCTTCGAAGAGGTAATCCAGAAGGGCCTTCGTATGGCTGGCCTTGGCATGCACGGTTTTGTAGGCAACCAGGCCTTTAAGTTTGCTGATGTACGCAAGGAACTTACTGAGCCTACTGACCAACGTATCTTCGCTATAGCTGAAGCCTTCATGCAGGGAATGACTGTAGATGAGATACACGACCTTAGCAAGATTGACCGCTGGTTCCTTGAAAAGCTCAAGAATATAGATGACCTGAAGAATGAACTTCAGGAAATCAATTCTCTTGCCGAACTATCTGACGATCTGTTGGTAAGGGCAAAGCAATCAGGTTTCTCTGACTTCCAGATTGCCCGTCTGGTTCTTAAGACTCCCAAGAGTCAGATGGAAGATGGTATTTATAAGGTACGTACTCACAGAAAACAAAGAGGTGTGCTTCCGGTAGTAAAGCAGATAGATACTCTGGCTGGTGAATTCCCGGCCAAGATCAACTACCTGTACCTTACCTACAATGGACACAGTCACGATATAGAATTCGAAAAGGATGGCCGCTCAGTTATAGTCCTGGGTTCCGGAGCCTACCGTATCGGATCCAGTGTCGAGTTTGACTGGTGCAGCGTTAATGCTGTAGAAACAGTTAACGAACAAGGCTTCAGGTCTGTAATGATCAACTATAACCCTGAAACGGTCTCTACGGACTACGACGTTTGTAATCGTCTGTACTTCGACGAACTGTCACTCGAGAGGGTACTGGATATTACCGAACTGGAAGCGCCAAAGGGTCTTGTAATCTCGATGGGGGGGCAGATCCCCAACAACCTGGCTATGCGCCTGCATCGCTATAATGTTCCTATCCTTGGGACTTCACCTGAAGATATAGACAGGGCAGAAAATCGTCAGAAGTTTTCTTCACTGCTCGACGAGTTGGATATTGACCAACCACGCTGGAGCGAGCTTACAACCATTGAAGACATCTTTAAGTTTGTTGATGAAGTTGGTTTCCCGGTTCTGGTTCGACCCTCCTATGTACTATCAGGCGCGGCTATGAATGTGGTTAGTAACCGTGATGAGCTGGAACACTTTCTACAGGTAGCCGCCAATGTCTCAAAACAATATCCGGTGGTTGTATCCGAGTTTATCGAACAAGCCAAGGAAATTGAGTTTGATGCAGTTGCCCGCAACGGTGAGATTATTGCCTACGCAATATCAGAGCACATCGAATTTGCCGGAGTACACTCAGGCGACGCAACTATAGTATTCCCACCACAAAAGTTGTATGTTGAGACTATCCGTAGGGTTAAGCAGATTGCCCGAAAGATAGCAGCAGGCCTGAATATCTCTGGACCTTTCAATATGCAGGTACTTGCAAAAGACAACGATATCAAGGTTATTGAGTGTAACCTCAGGGCCTCACGAAGCTTCCCCTTCGTTTCAAAGGTACTGAAGGTCAACTTTATCGACCTTGCAACCAGGATTATGCTGGATCTGCCTGTTGAAAAACCGGCTAAGAGTGCCTTCGAACTGGATTACGTAGGGATCAAGGCCCCTCAATTCTCCTTCGCCCGTCTGCAAAAGGCCGACCCCGTTCTTGGTGTGGATATGGCTTCAACTGGCGAGGTAGGCTGTCTGGGAGACAACTTCTACGATGCAATACTGCAGGCTATGCTGTCAGTGGGTTATAGGATTCCTGAAAAGAACGTGCTTATATCTTCCGGCCCTGCAAGGGATAAGATAGAACTTCTGTCATCAGCCAGACTGCTCAAGCAAAAGGGATACAACCTCTTTGCTACAGCAGGAACCCAAAAGTTCCTGGCCGACAACGGAGTCGAATCGACCCTGCTACACTGGCCGGATGAACCCGACAAGAAGCCCAACACTATTGATTACCTAAGGGAAAAGAAGATTGACCTGGTTGTCAATATTCCTAAGGACCTGAGCAAGGGCGAACTAAGGAATGGTTACCATATCAGACGTAGCAGTGTTGACTACAACATTCCGCTGATTACAAATTCAAGACTTGCTGCAGCATTTATCACCGCCTTCTGTAAGATGGACCTTAAGGACATCTCTATCAAGAGCTGGGATGAATACAAATAG
- a CDS encoding arginine repressor, producing the protein MKVKTQRLNAIIRLIENHRVGSQDELLALLEKEGISTTQATLSRDLKALKVAKQPDYDGGYVYVLPENQSPDEADFDYGDFPVSGIISIEFSGNLAVIKTRPGFANGIASVIDSQAPYEILGTIAGDDTILLVTRESVSRTKVLAGLSQFLPGIRDKILG; encoded by the coding sequence ATGAAGGTTAAAACACAAAGGTTAAATGCAATCATCCGCTTAATAGAGAATCACAGGGTGGGTAGCCAGGATGAGTTGTTGGCTCTTCTTGAGAAGGAGGGTATCAGTACAACTCAGGCTACCTTGTCACGAGATCTGAAGGCACTCAAGGTCGCCAAGCAGCCTGACTATGATGGTGGATATGTATATGTGCTTCCCGAGAATCAGAGTCCTGATGAAGCGGATTTTGACTACGGGGACTTTCCGGTCAGCGGCATTATTTCCATCGAATTTTCAGGCAATCTGGCTGTTATCAAGACCCGTCCGGGTTTTGCCAACGGGATAGCTTCCGTAATAGACAGTCAGGCTCCCTACGAGATTCTGGGAACAATAGCAGGTGATGATACAATTCTACTGGTTACCCGCGAATCAGTATCACGTACCAAAGTCCTGGCCGGCCTCTCGCAGTTTCTGCCCGGGATCCGTGACAAAATACTTGGGTAG
- a CDS encoding GNAT family N-acetyltransferase, with translation MNNNEVTITIASEEHLKYVDTILHTISEAAKVRGTGIAKRDPEYVKKKITEGKAIIALAGDEFAGFCYIESWGHNKFVANSGLIVHEKFRGHGLARDIKRKAFELSRTRYPDAKIFGLTTGLAVMKINSELGYKPVTFSELTDDEDFWKGCQSCVNYDILLRTNRKHCLCTGMLYDPAWEKKKEANLQPPKKEKVYERWLQFKRHVFLRGKEGDNDAQSGTGSRSLFHRLLAVFV, from the coding sequence ATGAATAATAACGAAGTAACAATCACAATTGCTTCAGAGGAGCACCTCAAATATGTGGATACCATTCTGCATACAATTTCAGAGGCTGCCAAAGTGAGGGGAACAGGTATTGCTAAGAGGGATCCTGAGTATGTGAAAAAGAAGATAACAGAAGGCAAGGCCATCATCGCCCTCGCTGGCGATGAGTTTGCCGGATTCTGCTATATAGAGTCATGGGGACACAATAAGTTTGTTGCCAACTCCGGACTGATAGTGCATGAGAAGTTCAGAGGTCATGGTCTGGCAAGGGATATCAAGCGTAAGGCCTTTGAGCTTTCACGCACACGTTACCCCGACGCCAAGATCTTCGGTCTTACTACCGGTCTGGCAGTGATGAAGATCAACTCGGAACTCGGATACAAGCCCGTTACCTTTTCTGAGCTTACCGATGATGAGGATTTCTGGAAGGGTTGTCAGAGCTGTGTCAACTACGACATTCTGCTCCGTACCAACCGTAAGCACTGTCTCTGTACAGGTATGCTTTACGATCCTGCATGGGAGAAGAAGAAGGAAGCCAATCTTCAGCCTCCAAAGAAGGAGAAGGTATATGAAAGATGGCTGCAGTTTAAGCGTCATGTATTTCTGAGAGGCAAGGAAGGAGACAATGATGCTCAGAGTGGCACCGGTTCCCGAAGCCTCTTCCATCGCCTGCTTGCAGTTTTTGTCTAG
- a CDS encoding argininosuccinate synthase, with translation MKERVVVAYSGGLDTSYCVKYLAKEKNLEIYTAIANTGGFSVDELSDIERKAYELGVAKHVAIDVTDVYYNKCIRYMVYGNVLKHNTYPLSVSSERIFQALAIVDYARKVGAKYIAHGSTGAGNDQVRFDLTFQVLAPDIEIITPIRDQVISREDEIAYLKKEGVVRDWSKMAYSINKGLWGTSIGGKETLTSDKALPSDAYPSQPVKEGSERLELGFDKGELSSVNGKTFASKVDAIREVERIGSAWAIGRDIHVGDTIIGIKGRVGFESAAPQLILKAHHLLEKHTLTKWQMYWKEQISNWYGMMLHDGMYLEPVMRDLEAFLESTQQNVTGKVYLELHPYYFNMVGIDSAHDLMKSGFGDYGEVNKAWNGDDVKGFTKIISNSLKIYNKVNKGKLDINQ, from the coding sequence ATGAAAGAGAGAGTAGTAGTAGCCTATAGCGGAGGTCTTGACACATCTTATTGCGTCAAGTACCTGGCAAAGGAAAAGAATCTTGAAATTTACACAGCTATAGCCAACACTGGCGGTTTTAGCGTGGACGAACTCAGCGATATTGAGCGTAAGGCTTACGAGCTGGGCGTTGCCAAGCACGTTGCTATTGATGTTACAGATGTATATTACAATAAGTGTATCCGTTACATGGTCTATGGCAATGTGTTAAAGCACAATACCTATCCGCTGTCTGTTTCATCCGAGCGTATTTTCCAGGCTCTTGCTATAGTCGACTATGCACGTAAGGTGGGAGCAAAATATATTGCTCACGGAAGTACAGGTGCCGGAAATGATCAGGTGCGTTTCGATCTTACCTTCCAGGTACTTGCTCCTGATATCGAAATAATCACTCCTATCCGCGACCAGGTTATCAGCCGCGAGGATGAGATTGCCTACCTCAAAAAAGAAGGTGTGGTACGCGACTGGTCCAAGATGGCCTACTCAATCAACAAAGGTCTGTGGGGTACTAGTATCGGTGGTAAGGAAACACTGACTTCCGACAAGGCCCTGCCATCTGATGCCTATCCATCACAACCGGTAAAGGAGGGTAGTGAGAGACTCGAACTCGGCTTTGACAAGGGAGAACTTAGTTCAGTCAATGGCAAGACTTTCGCTAGCAAGGTTGATGCAATCCGTGAAGTGGAGCGTATCGGTTCCGCCTGGGCTATAGGTCGCGATATTCACGTTGGTGACACTATTATCGGAATCAAGGGTCGTGTAGGCTTTGAATCTGCTGCTCCCCAGCTGATACTGAAGGCCCACCACCTGCTCGAGAAGCACACACTTACCAAGTGGCAGATGTACTGGAAGGAGCAGATATCCAACTGGTACGGCATGATGCTGCACGACGGAATGTACCTCGAGCCTGTAATGCGCGACCTGGAAGCCTTCCTTGAAAGCACTCAACAAAATGTAACAGGTAAGGTCTATCTGGAACTACATCCATATTACTTTAACATGGTAGGCATTGACTCAGCACACGACCTGATGAAGAGCGGTTTTGGCGACTATGGTGAGGTCAATAAGGCATGGAATGGCGATGATGTGAAAGGATTTACAAAGATTATATCCAACTCACTCAAGATTTATAATAAAGTCAACAAAGGAAAATTAGATATCAATCAGTAA
- the argC gene encoding N-acetyl-gamma-glutamyl-phosphate reductase: MVKVGIAGGAGYTAGELIRILLGHPQVDLGWILSSSHAGSRIVKVHSDLVGDTDLVFADKPDFSKVDVVFLCMGHGKSEEFLATNKVPAGVKIIDLSTDFRIKAEGNDFVYGLPELNKAEIKKADKIANPGCFATTIELALLPLAKAGLLKEVHVTAITGSTGAGQAPSATTHFSWRANNLSVYKAFRHQHLAEIGQSLRELMPDFNMPINFVPMRGDFTRGILASVYLDYDGELAEAKKLYDDYYADAPFTFRSDEEIDLKQVVSTNKCLLHLAKYDGKLHIISITDNLLKGASGQAVQNMNLMFGLDERAGLYLKPLAF; encoded by the coding sequence ATGGTAAAGGTTGGAATAGCAGGTGGTGCCGGATACACAGCCGGTGAATTAATAAGGATACTGCTGGGACATCCACAGGTTGACTTAGGCTGGATACTCAGCAGCAGTCATGCGGGAAGCCGCATAGTCAAGGTTCATAGTGACCTCGTAGGGGATACCGACCTCGTGTTTGCCGACAAGCCCGACTTTTCAAAGGTGGATGTGGTCTTTCTCTGTATGGGACATGGTAAGTCGGAAGAATTTCTTGCAACAAACAAGGTCCCTGCAGGAGTAAAGATTATCGACCTGAGCACAGATTTCAGGATCAAAGCTGAGGGCAACGACTTTGTTTACGGATTGCCTGAGCTCAACAAGGCTGAGATAAAGAAAGCTGATAAGATAGCCAACCCGGGTTGTTTTGCAACTACCATTGAACTGGCACTCCTGCCCTTGGCAAAGGCCGGTTTACTGAAAGAAGTTCATGTCACGGCAATTACCGGCTCTACCGGAGCCGGTCAGGCTCCCTCAGCCACAACCCACTTTAGCTGGAGGGCTAACAACCTGTCTGTTTACAAGGCTTTCAGACACCAGCACCTGGCAGAGATAGGCCAGTCTCTCAGAGAGCTGATGCCGGATTTCAATATGCCGATCAACTTCGTGCCTATGCGGGGTGACTTTACCCGTGGTATCCTGGCTTCAGTTTACCTGGATTATGACGGTGAACTGGCAGAGGCAAAGAAGCTGTATGATGATTACTATGCAGATGCTCCCTTCACCTTTAGAAGTGATGAGGAGATTGACCTTAAGCAGGTTGTTAGCACCAACAAGTGCCTGCTGCATCTGGCCAAGTATGACGGTAAACTGCATATTATAAGCATCACAGACAACCTGCTAAAGGGAGCATCAGGACAGGCAGTGCAAAATATGAATCTGATGTTCGGACTGGATGAGAGAGCCGGACTATATCTGAAACCATTGGCCTTTTAA
- a CDS encoding aspartate aminotransferase family protein — protein sequence MELFDVYPLMNVTPVKAEGCYVWDEAGVKYLDLYGGHAVISIGHTHPHYVERLSSQLHRIGFYSNSVQNPLQRELAKKLGEVCGLTDYSLFLCNSGAEANENALKLASFHNGKARVIAFNKAFHGRTSGAVAVTDNPNIQAPVNKGHIVSFLKLNDLDAVEAEITKGDVSAVIIEGIQGIAGIVEPEDAFLKGLEQLCRRSGTVLILDEIQSGYGRSGDFFAFQKSGIKPDIITLAKGMGNGFPVGGILISPEFKPRHGMLGTTFGGNYLACAASLAVLEVMESEKLIANARAVGDYLIGQLKKIPGIVEIRGRGLMIGIEFNHEAAPIRKKLLEQHHIFTGVSSTNVIRLLPPLCLTGEMAAYFIDCFRQVIEEERT from the coding sequence ATGGAATTGTTTGACGTTTACCCGCTGATGAATGTGACCCCGGTCAAGGCAGAAGGCTGCTATGTCTGGGATGAAGCCGGGGTCAAATACCTCGACCTATACGGAGGTCATGCTGTTATTAGCATTGGCCATACTCACCCGCATTATGTGGAGAGGTTGAGCAGCCAGTTGCATAGGATCGGGTTTTATTCAAACTCGGTGCAGAATCCCCTTCAGCGTGAGCTGGCCAAAAAGCTTGGAGAAGTATGCGGGTTGACCGACTACTCACTCTTTCTGTGCAACTCAGGAGCCGAGGCTAATGAAAATGCACTAAAACTTGCTTCCTTTCATAATGGGAAAGCCAGAGTGATAGCCTTTAATAAGGCTTTTCACGGACGTACCTCTGGAGCGGTAGCAGTAACCGATAACCCAAATATCCAGGCTCCGGTCAACAAGGGTCATATAGTTAGCTTTCTGAAGCTGAATGACCTTGATGCCGTTGAGGCTGAGATTACAAAAGGAGACGTTAGTGCCGTAATAATAGAAGGTATCCAGGGTATAGCAGGGATTGTAGAGCCGGAAGATGCCTTCCTCAAAGGACTTGAGCAACTGTGTCGCCGTAGCGGCACAGTGCTGATACTGGATGAGATACAGTCGGGCTATGGTCGTTCGGGAGATTTCTTTGCATTTCAAAAATCGGGTATCAAACCGGATATTATCACCCTGGCCAAAGGAATGGGCAACGGCTTTCCAGTAGGCGGAATTCTTATTTCACCTGAGTTCAAACCCAGACATGGAATGCTGGGAACCACCTTTGGAGGCAACTATCTGGCCTGTGCTGCATCATTGGCGGTACTTGAGGTAATGGAAAGCGAGAAGCTCATTGCCAATGCAAGGGCTGTTGGCGATTACCTAATTGGTCAGCTAAAGAAGATTCCCGGAATTGTAGAGATTAGAGGACGGGGACTTATGATAGGAATTGAGTTTAACCATGAGGCGGCACCCATACGTAAGAAGCTGCTTGAGCAGCACCATATCTTTACCGGGGTGTCGTCGACAAATGTGATACGTCTCCTGCCTCCACTGTGCTTAACAGGTGAGATGGCTGCTTACTTTATTGACTGCTTCAGGCAGGTGATAGAAGAAGAACGGACCTAA